The Cydia splendana chromosome 8, ilCydSple1.2, whole genome shotgun sequence genome contains a region encoding:
- the LOC134793066 gene encoding sulfotransferase 1C4-like: MEIYRMGDKVIVQELDPHSSWLLKRHFNHKAKYGRFGDAGNCQLMLYKEDADSYRNMVVRPDDVWVATFPRSGTTWTQEIVWLLMNDFDIDKAVKIPLQARYMFLEVKNSLYLEPQRIQNMDPEALKEGMSYILSYDEIVAAPSPRFVKTHLPFSLLPTNILDTAKVVYVARDPRDVAVSYYHHTKIFWNYTGDFKSYWNLFINDLVLWSPFFPHIKEAWALRHHPNLMFIFYEDMKKDLPATVRRIADFLGKEATDEKIMKLCEHVDIKNFKKNKSVNPTWMAKIGNPNSEGFIRNGKAGTWREHFDDEMVAQAQRWMRENLAGSDLRFPEV, translated from the exons ATGGagat ATACAGAATGGGAGACAAAGTAATAGTTCAAGAGCTGGATCCACATTCTTCGTGGCTTTTAAAGCGTCATTTTAATC ACAAAGCAAAATACGGGCGTTTTGGAGATGCTGGAAATTGTCAACTTATGTTGTATAAAGAAGATGCTGATAGCTATAGAAATATGGTCGTAAGACCGGACGATGTGTGGGTGGCCACGTTTCCACGCTCTG ggACAACTTGGACGCAAGAAATAGTCTGGCTGCTCATGAATGACTTTGACATCGACAAGGCTGTGAAGATACCTTTGCAAGCCAGATATATGTTCCTGGA AGTGAAAAATTCACTGTATTTGGAACCGCAAAGAATACAAAACATGGATCCAGAGGCACTCAAAGAAGGCATGTCATATATCCTTTCTTATGATGAAATAGTCGCCGCACCTTCTCCTCGGTTCGTCAAGACACATTTGCCCTTCTCACTTTTACCTACTAATATACTGGATACTGCCAAAGTGGTATATGTAGCCCGAGACCCCAGGGACGTTGCTGTGTCCTATTACCATCATACTAAAATCTTTTGGAATTATACAGGAGATTTTAAAAGTTATTGGAACCTTTTTATAAATGATTTAG ttcTCTGGTCTCCGTTTTTCCCGCATATAAAAGAGGCATGGGCACTCCGTCATCATCCGAACTTGATGTTCATATTTTATGAAGACATGAAAAAG GATTTGCCAGCAACTGTTAGACGGATAGCAGATTTCCTTGGCAAAGAAGCTACGGACGAGAAAATTATGAAGCTTTGCGAACACGTGGACATAAAGAACTTCAAAAAGAATAAGTCAGTGAACCCAACATGGATGGCCAAGATTGGCAACCCTAACAGCGAGGGCTTCATAAGAAACG GTAAAGCTGGCACTTGGCGCGAGCATTTCGACGATGAGATGGTGGCGCAGGCGCAGCGCTGGATGCGCGAGAATCTCGCCGGCTCCGACCTGCGTTTCCCTGAGGTTTAA